One window of Mesorhizobium sp. PAMC28654 genomic DNA carries:
- a CDS encoding RcnB family protein codes for MKRIILSVMAISILAASALQGQAAPMNAPVAPRSNFTQVDWQKPGDHRDVKKRVIKKETVKRSHWRNGQKYSNWKRHQPVRDYHRHGLHRPGRGQEWIRVGNDYILVSVVSGIIFGAIAAR; via the coding sequence ATGAAACGCATTATCCTTTCCGTGATGGCCATCTCGATACTGGCCGCCAGCGCCCTGCAGGGCCAGGCCGCGCCGATGAATGCGCCGGTCGCGCCGCGGTCGAATTTCACCCAGGTCGACTGGCAGAAGCCCGGCGATCACCGCGACGTGAAGAAGCGCGTCATCAAGAAGGAGACCGTCAAGCGCAGCCATTGGCGCAATGGCCAGAAATATTCGAACTGGAAGCGTCACCAGCCGGTCCGTGACTATCACCGCCATGGCCTGCACCGTCCCGGCCGTGGCCAGGAGTGGATCCGCGTCGGCAACGACTACATACTGGTCAGCGTTGTCTCCGGCATCATCTTCGGCGCGATCGCCGCACGGTAA